A region of the Papaver somniferum cultivar HN1 unplaced genomic scaffold, ASM357369v1 unplaced-scaffold_47, whole genome shotgun sequence genome:
AGTATATTTGTGGTAAGCTGTTCTCAATTAGGAATATGCAACCAACAAATTCTTAATTAAAAAATACGGATTTTATTAATTAACACAAAATTATCTTACAGAATCAATAGTACTAATCTCTATTACAGATGCATTTCTAGTAGATACTGGCGAAGTCATTAGATGGTGATATTCACAACCTGAGGTTAAAATCTCGACGACATGCCTACACCATATAtaatttaccgatcaaaaaaaaaaacactgatcTTTTGTAAATGACAATCTCCAATCTTTTCCGGACTATAACTTGATTACATGAACTCGTTTACACCGAAAATATCAGGGATTTCGAACTTCATAACATTAATATTGCTGCAGTAACTCTCTCGTTCATCTTCAGTACTACTGGTGACATATGTTGAGGAATAAGAGTTCAAAGGGGGTGGACTAGACGAAGGTGTGGATAAGACGGAAGTAAAATTAAAACTCTGATCAGTGGAACTGCTTACTGAGTTGAAATTTGAGTTATAGGATAGAGGGTCGATGATTGAAGATTGATCTGAACCAGAATAGAAACTATAATCTGGTAATGAAACCAAACTATCTATCATATTAGCACCATGCATCGTCTGCacattctcttcccattctaaaGGTTGTTGACTAGGAAAATTTGTAGGGTTTGCTTGAAATTGTTCTACATTGGCATGTAAAAGTTGAGTTTCGATATTTGAGAAAGGAGTAGTAGTAGTTGTGGTTGATGTAGTGCAGTTTTCTAGTTGATGGAGGTTCTGGAACTGGTTTTGATTCTGTTCTTGGATATGTGAATTGGAATACTGGTATTCTTGAAGATTTGGTAAGACGAGATTCGAGTTCTGATCATCACGTTGAGATGAAAAGAGAGTTGCAGCTAATCTTAGAAGGTCTGGGTGATTGGATAGAGGTTGGTCAAGCCCGAGTAATCTTGAGATATTCAGTCGAGATGAATTGTTGTATAGAGATGAGTTAAGTATCGAAGAGAGATCTAAAAGATCGAGACGTGGACTATGAGTAACTGGGTCTATTCCCATCCTCAATAGTCTCTTTCGAATGTGAGTATTCCAGTAGTTCTTGATTTCATTATCGGTTCTTCCCGGTAATCTAGCAGCAATTGCAGACCATCTGAAAGTAACAACCATTTTGGAAGTTAGAACCAAATAAACCACATAGTAGCAGGGAACATCCGTGTACAGTATTCTGCAACAAAAGTATCACTCTTTAAAGGACGAGAAAGTACTACTTACTTGTTGCCTAAAACACTATGTAACTGAATgatggtttcttcttcttcaaacgaAAACCTTCCTCTCTTGATATCAGGTCTTAGATAGTTAGTCCATCGGAGACGACAGCTCTTTCCACATCTTTGAAGACCTAAAAAAcaatccaacaaaaaaaaaatcgtcaaAACTCATGCTCTATATAacaaaagaaatgaaaataataagctgaaaaaaaaattcataccaGCATTTTTTGGAAGGGTTCTCCAGCTACCATGACCATGTTTTTGTATATATTCGACAAGCTTCTGATCTTCTTCAGCTGTCCATGGCCCTTTCTTTAAACCATTCTTATCACAACAAGGTGTTCTTCCCATGATGATTTTAATCACAGTAAGTAGTAGTTGTTCCGAATAatgtttgtttttctcttttttgaagACTCAAAATTAAAGAGAGAACTGATATTGACAATGAGAGTTGGAAGAGAGATGGATGAGCTATAAATAGTAGTGAAAACACAGAGATAAAGGAGGAAGTGATGAAGTAATGATGAAGAAGTCAAAGGGATTCGGTGCCggccttattttatcatactagTGTACGTGTCTCACCTTTAGGGGATCATGAAAATCTCTCGCCCCTTTACATGATTGCTCTTTTTAATTATTAACTTTTTCTTACCAAAACGTTTTGTTGtaagtaaaaacaaaaacaaaatttttgaagAGTAGTTCAGGACACACCTCGTTTGAACACCATAAACACACGGTATGCCCACAAATGGCAGGAGTTTAATTAACATTGCGTCTTTGAAGAATTTTGTAGTTTTAATCAACGTAGGGTAATCTTATGGCATTCTATTTGCCTCTCTTAATGATTAAAGTTTTCTTACTGCAGTTAAAATCAATACtttttttttctgtaaatttTCTGAAGAATAGTAAAATCATTTTCTGAAAAGCTTAACACCTTTGGGGGATGTCATCAATATAAGTTGAAATTATTTGCAGAAAATCCACACCCAAAATTGTTTTCTCCAACTCATTCTGGATTCACATTACGTAGCTGTCAGGACTCAGGTCTTTGACAGTATTAGGACACGTACccccttttctttcttctttcaaaaACCGTGTTTTGCTGATGCCTTTTATGACGGCGTTGTTTCTGTATGGCTTGCTAGCTAATAACCCGCCAACTTTAAGTACTCGGCTTGATCGACTCATCTTATGGCTTCAGAGTCTAGAATTCAGAAAAATAATATCATGTTCTTAAAAAGTATTTTCACCTGTAGATGTGGTTGGTGCCGAACTGCTAATGATTCCTAATAAGTTATTTCAGTAATTGAACTTCCtaaaattgtttgagaatgaccTAGACACTGTAGTAATGAATAAGCTCGAACAATCACATCCTTGAAAATCGGTTTTCGAAGTCAGTTAAGTTAAGTCCGTTGTTTTTAACACGGAATTAGAACGATTCAAAGTAGTGGTGACTATATAATCTACTAGGGCCTTAGTTTGGCGACTATGCTAACAACGCTCTTCATGAGGTAGTATCTGTCACGAACAATACCTAATGGAGGGACTTTTACGCCAAACTTTTGCAACTTTCACCCTATATCTCTTTTGATTTTATAACTAGGTTGAATTTGCACCACATATACATAATGATGTTTGGTAATGGTTTGCTAGGCTACTATATATGCTCATAGGTACCATATAATTAAGTGAAGTACTGTAGTGGTCAAAAGTGATAAGTTATCAAAATTAGTTAAACGTTGATTTGATTCTTAATGTCACACGTTCAATAGCTGGCTAGGCTAAGGCTACCATGTATACATTGATCGTAGCTAGGTTCGTAGAGGAAATGGCGTAATGCAGCTTTCCGGAAGAATTTGAAACCATGTAGTACAGTTAGGTTGGACTTAACTATTGATGTGTAGGCAACGCTGGCTAGTCTATACCATATATGATTGTAGGTATTATTTTAGGTACAAAGTTAACTAATTTATATACGAATGCTTAAATGAATTAGTGGTGAAGAGGCGATAAGTACTAACCAGATTAGTTAACCAATTTATTAATTAGTCAAGATATTGATTCATGTCACACGATTAGTAATAGCAAAATGCAAATTATCGCAGAGAAATATATATAATACTCCCTCCATTCTTTTTTAATAGAccagtttttataaataaaagtttcaaaaaataggccagtttcctaattgggaaagtcaaatgttattttaattttttgggaccacttttctcttaacttcttttgatgacaagtgtcatgtggaccacttcactttacttcttttgctaacaagtgtcatgggaccatttcacttcacttcttttattgacaagtgtcatgaagaccattttcaatgattagttctcttaatttccttaaatttcgctaaaaacaaaactggcctattaaaaaagaacggagggagtaattgtTAAAAACAGATCATCCATAATTGTACGTGCATGCATATACACTTTTAGTAAAGACAGGTAGCGGATGTATTAAGGGATTCTCATGTATATTGTTGTATATACGATAGTTAATTAGAATCTTGTATGTCAGGAAAGATTTTAATTTAGCATAATCTTGTCACCATATTTGTAAAGGCGTATTAGGCCTATTTAGACTAAGGGATATCCGGTCTTGTACTCAAGCTTGTGGATATATACAAAATCATCATTTTTTTACCTTGTCGTTTCATGGCATCTGAGCCAGAATcgaaataatttgaataattgaAAATAAGAAGTTAATCTCTCTTTTAGCGTCATGGCTGGGGAAGAATCTACTTTTAATGATAAACTAAATTTGGTTCAATTTTACGGGAGAAAACATCATACCCGTATTATTTGAAGGATGTAAGTAATAAAGTGAAATTGAATGGCGATAATTATGAACAAGATGGAcaagttattgaatattgatgtGAATTCGACTGGAAGCTATCTTTCGTTACAAGGTCGAGTACCACTTGCTAATAAACCATCACTACCTCGAGAtatttcaataccaagaaaatacttGAGAGGAccacaaactttcatatggaagCACCGACTTAAGTATGCCTTCAAAATAGCAATAGCAGCGGAATTATTCCCAacaataatcaaatcatcaacatagacaAGTACATTAATGGAATTCTCACCTCGTCGTAGAGTAAATAGAGAGTAATCAACATAAGACGTATAAATCCAAAAGTCTTAAGAGCActtgcaagcttagcaaaccaaTTACGTGGAGCTTGACGAAGACCATACAAAAAGATTTATGAAGACGACATACTTTGCTCGAAGAAGTAGTCGAATAACCTGGAGGAAGTTGCATATATACTGCCTCATCAAGATCCCATGTCGAAAGGCATTGTGAACATCCGTTTGATGTAACTCCCAATCTTGAGCCACTGCGACTGCCAAAAAAGTTCTGACCAAAACCATTTTGGCTACGGGAGCAAAGGTTTCATGGTAGTCAACCTCTTCAACCTGTCTATTACCAAGAACAACCAATCGAGCTTTATACCTTTCGACACTGCCATCATAATTATATTCAATTTTGTAAACCACATCCAATAGCCTTTTTCCCTGGTGGTAAATCAGTAATGGATAACGTGTCATTCTTATCAAGAGCGCCAATTTCTTTAGACATAGCTACACGCCAACATGGAAGACGCACGGCTTCAGCATAGCTAGTAGGTTCTTTAAGAGTGGTAATGGCCGCCAAAAACCGAGTATGATCAGCAGAAAAATTAGCAGAAAAAACATAATTAGTTATGGAATAAGACATACCTGAGATCGTTGACGAGTGTGGAGTGGAGGAGCTAGGGTCTATTGCTTCAATATTATTGCACACATAGTCCTTTAATCGTGTATTCGTAACACGGGATCGTGCACTTCTTGTAACAGTGGTATCAGAAGTATCACTTACAGCTGTATGACTTTCTGTAGCAGGTAACGGAACAGACACATTTTGGGAGTCGTTAGATAAGAGTCGTCCATCATCTGATCCCGCTAAAGATTAACCAGTCACCTGTGACTCATTTACATTTGCGGAAGCTCGAGGTGAAGAGTTTTCTGTCACGCTCGGTGACGTCCCACGTGTCTCAGAGTCAGTACAAATCTGAACTTCCACGTACTGTCTACTGTCACGTTTTGAACCCCCAATTTTTGAATCAGCAAAATTTCGAACCTCCACATTCTGATTCCTTTCTTGTTCTGTGCCTCCACGTGGTACTTTCAGGGAATCAGCACAGTGTATGGTACTCCCCCTACCTGACACTGTCTGCAAACCTGTATGTACTATGTTACTCCCCCTATCCGCCAGACTCACGGTAGCTGTATCAGACATTAAAACATCTAACTGTTTTGTAGGGTGCTCCAACTCCACTTGGCATTCTTCACTATTGTTATCttcattattattgttattatcgGAAGAAACAACCCGGTAAGGAAATATACTTTCAAAGAAAACCATATTCCGATATATAAAGAATTGTTTCGTTTCCAAGTCAAATAATCGTCAACCCTTTCTTCCACAAGAATAACCAACAAAGATACATTTCCGATTTCGTGGATTAAACTTATTACGATCACGAAGCACAACACTTGCATAACACAAACATCCAAATACCCGAATAAGATTATAAATGAGAGGCTTTCCATGgaaaagttcataaggagatttCCCGTTGAGCAAGGTAGTAGGCGTGCGATTAATAATATAAGCAGCGGTTAGGATGCACCCACCCCAAAACCGAAGAGGTAAATTTGCTTGAATGACGATGTTTGTGTTCCACTCGCCCATTTTGCTGTGTTGTATCCACACATGAGGTTTGAAATTCTATTCTTTGTTCAGAAAAATATGGAATCAATGGACGAAATTACGTACCATTATCACTGCAAACCTGCTTAACTTGTCTATTAAATTGTGTCTTTGCCATAGAACAGAAATTCTGAAAAATCTTCACCACCTCTTTTATGTGCCATCAAATAAACCCAAACACAACGAGAATAATCATCAGCTATCGTAAGAAAATAGTGTGCACCACAAGAAGATGAAGTACGATACACACCCCACACATCACAATGAACTAAACTGAAGATGTCATTAGATTTATTCTCACTAATATGGAAACTAGCACGAGTTTGTTTAGCCTTAAAACAAGTATCACATGGTTCATTGAGAAACTTCTGACAATCAACTTTGTTCATACCAGGAAGCAAAGAAATAATCTTATTAGAAGGATGACCCAAACGCCTATGCCATAAGTAATAATCTTCACCAGTAGTAACTCGATTTTCCATAATATGCGCCCCACTGTGAAATATATAGACCCCACCTCGTTCATTTCCTACACCAATCAGCGTCCTCGTAGTGCGGTCCTGTATCACACACAACTTATCAGTCAAAGTCACAATACATTTCAGATATTTAATTAAACATGCTAACGAAATTAAGTTACATTGAAGATCAGGAACATATAAAACACGATATAATCTCATATTGTCTCCAAGCACCACAGTTCCTTCACATGGGGAAATTGTGTATGTGCCGTTCGGAAGTTTTACCGAAGAAAACCCTATTTGATATGTTGTACACAAAAACTCTTTCCTTCCTGTCATATGCCTTGAAGCCTCTGTATCAAGTATCCACTTACTAGAAATATTTTCCTTCGAACCATCCTTATTCGAAAAATTAAACATATTCACAATTGCTTCTCATTGTGCATCTGTGAGAGTATTAGCAAGTGGTACTCGATCTTGTAAAGAAAAATATCTTCCAGTCAAATTCACATTAATATTCATAATTGCGGTATTAACAATAACTTTTCCATCTTGTTATTAAGGGATTCTCatgtattttcttggtattgaaataTCTCGAGGTAGTGATGGTTTATTTTTATCTCAACGAAAATATACCTTGGATATACTTTCTGAAACTGGATTTCTTGGAGCGAAACCAGCTTCTTCACCTATTAATCAACATCATCATTTGGCTCTATATGACGGAACTTTGTATTCAGATTCATCTCAGTATCGTCGACTTATTGGACGTTTGATTTATTTGACCATCACGCGTCCTAAATTGTGTTATTCGGTGCGCATATTAGCTCAATTCATGTAATCTCCTCGAGTTGCACATTGGGAAGCTGCTCTTTGAGTTCTTCGTTATCTTAAGAGTCATCCGGGTCAAGGGATTTTTTTACGTAAAGACATTGCTCTTCAACTTACTTCTTATTGTGACACTGATTGGGCCTCTTGCCCCCTTAGTCGTCGTTCTCTTACcggttatttcatatttttgggaggctcacctatatcttggaagacaaagaagcaGCATCGCGTTCTTCGGCTGAAGCTGAGTATCGTTCTATGGATCATACTTGCAGTGAGCTCACTTGGCTCAAGGCGTTATTGAAATCTCTTGGTGTGTCTCACTCTCAGCCTATGCGTCTTTACTGTGACAGTCAATCCGCGCTTCATATTGCTGCTAATCTTGTTTTTCATGAGCGCACCAAACACATTGAGATTGATTGTCACTATGTACGCGATCAAATTCAAGCTGGTGCTACTATCACTTCTCATGTTCGCACAATGGCTCAACTtgcagatatcttcaccaaagcgCTTGGACGTCCTCGGTTTGAGCTTCTTCTTCGTAagttgggcattcgtgatctccatgctccaacttgagggggtatTAAGGGATTCTCATGTATATTATTGTATATACGGTAGTTAATTAGAATCTTGTATGTTAGGAAAGATATTAATTTAGCATAATCTCGTTACCAGACCTGTAAAGGCGTATTTGGCCTATTTAGACTACGGGATATCCGGTCTtgtactcaagcttttggatatATATAAAACCTTCATCTTCTTACCTTGTCGTTTCAGGATGTAATTGAAGTATTTCTAATTCTCCTTTGGTTCTTTATCACCATCCTTGACATCCAGCTTCCAACACCATACATCATCCATCAAAACCTTAGTTCTTGGATTCTTGATGTCTTTATATACGTATAGAGAATTAAAAAACCTGGTTTTGGATGACGATACCGATACATAACCAGAGCTCAAAATTCATTAGCACAATATCCTATTATGATAAAATCTAATTTGTTCAGCCTTTGAAAGACATTTAGCTTAACATTTCTTTTAAATATAAGATGATATTAGATTGTCACGAAACATTCGTGTTAGCGATTATCCACAACTTCAGACTCAATTGGCAAGCAGGATTAACTATTCCTACATGTTCATACCTAATTTTCCCTTCCGATGGACatgagattatttttttttgaagcatcatgGACAAGAGATGAGCCACGTTGATAAAATATTTAATAGATAATCCGTCTATACATTGAAGGTGGTCAGGGATCTGAATAATATTCTTTCCTCCTAGATCAAAAATTTCTCAAGGGAAAATCCGAGGCCCAGAAGAAATGGCGTAATGCATGTAGTAACTTTCGGAAGATTTTCTGAACTAAATATTGTACAATATTGTAATAGGATCCCATCAAATCTTCTACAGCCAATCAAATCAACTAGCAAGACCACGTACTAGGTTACTGTACACCGTCATTTGAATTCTCGGCTTTAGACAAAGAAAATATATGATAATTAATAATTTATGTCGATGTTCTTATCAACAATAAAAGATCAAGCCTAATAATTCGCCCGGGATATGATGTGGTCACGCCACATCGTTTAAGTACGTGGCCCCTCTTTGTTTATTTACACGTATATTAAATTAGTTTTAAACAAAAAAGAACTCTTATTTTTTAtctaaaaaaataagaaaagttagTTCTTTAAAAGGTAGTCCACTCGGAattcccgaaataacaaaaaaACTAACACTTTTTAAAACGTGTCAAACAAATAAGATGGGCCACATACTCCAACGATGTGGCCCGACCGCTCTGCTAATAATTCGCTTATTTTATATCTCAGATTTTCATTCATTCTGCCTCTTtttttaatcacaaatcagtactctttaatttatttaattaccaactttttatttttaaatgACGTTGGATTTGTCTTGCTACGTGGCGCTAATGTGTTTATTTAGAGTAGGGACCACAACCTAAAAATACTTATGCCACCTCATCTTTTAAGACATGTTCCCCAATGGCCCTACTCTAACTTCCATCTTAGGACCACACGCCCTTTGGGAAATAGCGGGAAAGACCTATCCTTAAAATCACAAGCATCCAATCCCACATATTTTGCCTTTTCTTTTTAGATTTTCCTAAAAATTTGTGAGAGTGAGGTGAGTGTTAAACCTTTGATCTTTTAATGGTTAGAGAGAGGTTACGGCACATTGACGGGTGAATTGCAGGATGTTTTCAACTGTTCATTTTTATAGTATATAAAAATTTAATCGGATGGATTTAACAACAGCAAGTGATTAAGATATTTTTGTACAGTCATGTAAGTTCTCCGAATTCTGTTATTTTCGCAGTTTTTTTGCTATGTACGTTGGATGAGAACAAGTTGCTACTCGGCCATTCTGAGTTTGAACGGAATTTGTGCTCTACTTTGATATTTATTGACTATACTGCAGCTGTAAGCCAAATAGAAGTGTTATTCAATTTCCCTAGGGAGAAAATCTGGTGTGCAAAAGGAAAAAGCAGTAATGTAAAAACAACTGAGCTTTGACTTGCATCCTTAATTGATTTTACTGCAACTGGTCTTACATATCATTTATTCATCGCTGAACTGAATGACTAGTTTCTATCGTTGTACGCTGGCTTAAATTCCATCTCTTGTTGACCACAACGAGCCACAAAGTATCTTAATGAGAACGGGATTTTTTTGGAGAGACTGAAACCATAGAAAGAAAAA
Encoded here:
- the LOC113342740 gene encoding transcription factor MYB102-like codes for the protein MGRTPCCDKNGLKKGPWTAEEDQKLVEYIQKHGHGSWRTLPKNAGLQRCGKSCRLRWTNYLRPDIKRGRFSFEEEETIIQLHSVLGNKWSAIAARLPGRTDNEIKNYWNTHIRKRLLRMGIDPVTHSPRLDLLDLSSILNSSLYNNSSRLNISRLLGLDQPLSNHPDLLRLAATLFSSQRDDQNSNLVLPNLQEYQYSNSHIQEQNQNQFQNLHQLENCTTSTTTTTTPFSNIETQLLHANVEQFQANPTNFPSQQPLEWEENVQTMHGANMIDSLVSLPDYSFYSGSDQSSIIDPLSYNSNFNSVSSSTDQSFNFTSVLSTPSSSPPPLNSYSSTYVTSSTEDERESYCSNINVMKFEIPDIFGVNEFM